The Vagococcus penaei genome includes the window AATCGTCAACGTACCTAATATTGTTCCGTAAGAAATTGCTGCAGCTGCTGGCCAACCGACATCAATTGTCGTTAAACTCAGGCCAAATCGTTCAACCATCGCCTGTGCAGCTGTTCCTAAACTTGTACTTAATAAATCAATGACTAAATTTAAACCTACAAAACCAACACCAACTGTTAATGCTGACTGAAAAGCTTTAGCTGGTTTAGCACCTAATACCATACCAAAAATAAAAATTAAAATAGGTAAAACAACGATTGATCCCAAATCAACAAACTTTTGTAATAAATCTAACATTATTAAATCCTCCTATTTAATTATTAAGCCCGATTCCATAAGAACGCTTTCAACTTCTTGACTTGACGTAGCTGTAACTAAACTCGTCATATGCATTTCATTTTGAAACATTTCAATTAGTTTTTGCAGAATATCAAGTTGCTCATGAGCTTCTTTCAATGCCAGCATAAAAACTTGATTCACTTTTATTTCTGTTGTACTATTCCCCATTTCTTTAAAAATAACAGGTTCTTTTAATGAAACATAAGCAATTTGTGACTTATTAACGAAAATGGAATCTGTATGCGGAATTGCAACACCAAAACCGTTAATTGATAACCCTGTAGGAAATTGACGTTCTCTTTCAACAATTTTTTGAAAAAATTCAGGTTTAACTAAATTTTTATTAAATAATTTATCAGTTAAAAATTTAAATACATCTTCTTGTGACACTAAATTTTCACCCAAAAAAATTAATTTTTCATTAAACACTTGCATTCTTCCTTTCTCTCAATAGCTTTTTTTTAAATTCTTCAAAACTTGAACTAGCACTAATTGTTTCGATTTGTTTAGAAGATTCAATCACTTCTTGAATCTCTTCAATAATATTCTTTGCGTAAAAAACATCCTCTTCTTTAATAGCTAAAAATAAAATCAATGAGACCTTGTTATATCCCCAAGATATCGGTTTTTTTAAAGTAATAAACATTACCGTACTAACTTTTACTAAATATGGTGGCACGTGAGGTATTGCAATTCCAGTATTTAAACTAGTATATCCTAATAACTCACGTTTATTTAATTCACTACTAATATCACTATAACTTAATTCCTTTTGACTAAACGTCGTCGCAAGGAACTTGAAGACTTCCTCTTTGGTTTTTAAATTTTGTTTTAGAAAAACATGATCTTGATTCACAAACCGTGATAAAATACTCTCTTTTAGCGTATTCATTTGAGTAAACTTCATACGCTTAACCTCAATATCAAATAACGTCTGAACAACATGTTTGATTTCAGTGTCTGACGGTAAAATCGAGACATAACAAATCGGATAATTACTGTTCTCAATTTTCACTGACGAAACAACTAAATCAATTTTTTCATGCTCTAAATGATTAAGTTGGTCTGCAGTTATTAACTCAATAATAGTATGTTTAGGTAGTACTTGATTTAATTTATTGTAAATCAATTCAGAAGTTAAAAGCCCTTGCTTACAGACAATATAAACGTGTTTAGCATCAATTTCAGATTCAATCGCTGCTTCAAAATGAATTGTCAAAAATGCATTCTCATCTTCATTAAGTATAATGCCAAATGCTTTTTCCAAATGACTAACTGCTATACTAACTAATTGAAACACAGAAGAATATTGTTTTTTTATCTGATTAACAATAGGATTTTTAATGTAAACATTGTTTTGTAAACGCTTAACCATCGGCGTAATATGCTTTATCAATGATTTTTTCAACTTATCATGTTTTCTTAAATCAATATCAAGATAAGTTGACATATTCGCAATTAACTCCTCTACAAGTAGTTCAATTTGTTGGTTAGTGGTTTCTAAAAAAGTGTTTGTAAATTCAAAACCATGCATAACTAATAAATGACATATTTTTTGCACATCTTGTTGACTAGTTTCTAAATCATACTTATTTTTTAGTAATCTAGAAAATTCTAAAACATATACATACCACTCAATCTGCTCTAATTGTGTTGCAGAAAAATTTAAAATACATTTACTATTAAAATATTCTAAACGACTTTGACTTAATAAATAAAAATAAATAGATAATATCAATGAGTTTAAGTGATGATTTTGTAATGTTGCAGCATGATTAATATAATTTTTTTCACAAAACTCTTGAATACTTAAAAATAAACTATAATAATAATTTTCATTTTTCACTTCTGAATATAGTTTAAAATAATTATCAAAAACCAGAACATTTTTTTCTGCCCGATCTAAAATAATTTTTTTAACCACCATAGCCAATTTATCTTGTCCATCAATCTTGTCTGCAAAATCAATATGACCCTGCTTAGACATATGAATACCATTTTTTTCTAAAAGTCTAACAACCCGAGCATTATCTTTTTGAATAGTTATTTCAGTGACATAAAAAATATCTGCATAATCACTAATTTTAGCTATTTTACCGTTAATTAATAATTCCAATAATAAATAAATTTCTCTAAATTCTTTTGAATACTTTGTTTCTTCGCTAATAACATCTTTTAAATGATCAACTAAATGATTATTAGGATCATTTAATTTAATTCCATGTCGAGGATATCGAACAATTAATTCTTCTTGATAGACAGTTACAAGTTTCTTAGCTAATGAATCACATATTTGATAAATTGTTTTTGAAGAATACCCCATTTCCTGAGAAAAAAATTTTGCAGGTTGATAAGAATTTTGTCTCGATAGTAACCAAAGCAACTTTTTTCATTTTCTGTCAAATTCAATTGAACCCCTTCCCCTCATAAGTCATTCATCTGACACCCATAGTATACTGTATGTTTTATAACTTATCCGATATGATTTTTCCACATTAATGTGGAACCACTTACATAAAACATATAGAATAAGCTTTACTCAACAAAATTTCTAAAAATTATAAGTTTTATTCCAGCCTAAATAAAAATAAACATATTCAAACTGAAATTTAATTTAAAAATTAAAACATTTAATATAAATCAACTAATATAATATACTCATGAGTATATTGCAACCTGAACTATAAGTTTTTACTGAATTCTAGTTAGAATCATTTGCTCTGATATTACTACCCTATGACAAAAAAATATAAGACATACAATTCACCGTATCGTATGTCTTATATTTTTAATATTTATGCTTTTTTAATCCGAATATAAACTAAACTACTTATCGATATGACTACAATAAATGCACCCACATCAATCACTTTTTGTCGCAGTATACCACCTGTATCTGGTAGCAAACCTTCCATCTCTTGATAAGTATTGATAATAATCGTACCACCTACCTCTGTCTCATACTCATCAACTGGCAATTCTTTAACTGTATATTTATACTCGTTATTGTTTTCATCATAAGTCAGTAACGAATCAAATTCATATGTCCATTTATTTTGAATCTGGTTTAATAGTTGTTTGTTTCAACTCTTCACCATTTTGCTCTAAAATTACCGTAATTGAATCCGGTCTCGTGTTATTAGCGTTATCAGAATCAATATATTTTTTCACCACTATTTTCCTTAATTCTATATTAACAATACTCGTTCCATCATACCTTGTAGTATAGCTCTGGAACAGAGTCTTCTTTCACAGTATACTGATATTTATTACCATTATTATCATAAACTGGTAATTTATCAAAACGATTTTCCAGTTAGATGACTCGGTGACTACTTGTTTTTGATAAAATTGACCATTTCGTAATAAATTAATAACGATACTAGTTGGTCGATCGCGTCCAGGCATCGTAAATAAAGCTTTATATTAGCTATTACCAACTGAAACTCCCGTAAAACCAACATCAGTATTCCAAAAGTCACTAGATAATTTATAAAAAACTAGTTAAACCTTTTGCTCAGCAGGCAAATTTTTAGAAAGTCCTAAACGTAGTTGTTTAAAAGGTTTATTTCGTCCTGCTAACCCACTTTGATCAAGATAAGCAATATTTCGAGATTGATTGTAATCAATGTAAACGTTAAAAACATTCTGCTGATCAGGTAAATCATAAGTAATCGTGTCAGTTGTCGTTAATAGTTATTGTGACAAATCATCTAAAAAAGACTAATCGTTAAATGCCTGACGCATACTTTCCAAATCGTTAATATACTCCATTAAATTAATATTCGTGTAATTTTCATTAGTATTTCGTCTCATAACTGCTTGCATATCAGATAAGGTAAAATTTTTTAAAATATAGCTAGCATTTAAATTATTAGTTGCCTCCACTTGCCAAGCAACAATTTGTTCTGAAAACATAAAGAGTTGCTTATAACCCTTACTTGTAGTCCTATCTCCAAAAAAGATTGGTCGCTGAGTGCTTGGTTTTGACAAAACACGCATTCCATTCTGTTGTACTCGAATTGCCCCCATATGCATGATATCAATAATATGTTTTGCAGTATCTGTGTTGACTTAGTCTTCTAAGTTTGACTTATAACCGTTTCCCGTAACTAGGGAGTGAAAAATATCAATACAAATCGCAATTAAGTTGGGATCGTAATTACCATAACGTGATTCACGTCCATAAAAATAATAGGGTGAACCTATACTAAGTATATCACCACGATAATGAGGATTTTTAGATTTAATATTATTAGAGTTCAGCCTAATAATAAAATTTAATGCCATCGTTGTAATATCATATTCCCAATAGTTTGCAGCTTTTATCTCTTTAGTGTAATCAAGTCCCTCTGTTTTCCACCAAAAAAGCCTGGTGTTGAGGGTTTTACAGTAAACAAGTAATTAACCTGATACCCAAATGTTAGTTCTTTTTTACCAATCTCTTGTTCACGATTTAATTTGACTAACGCAAAAAAAGATAGCTCCTGTTTTTTGTTGGATCATCTAAATGAATTCTAGCCGTTATTTTTTAATCACCAGTCGTTGTCGTTTCTAACCGACCAACTTCTTCATTATCTTGATTAACAATTGGCATCGGATCATTTGTCATACTAACCAGTTCAGTTGGGTAACTGATACTCATACTGATTTTCATCAGAACTCAGTGCATTACTCGGTATACTAAGGATTATAGTCATTTGAATGGGTAACCCAATTTGATACGTATCAATTTTTATTCTAGGCAAGTCGGCTAACTCTACTCGCTTGGTTAAGTCATTAAAAGACTGTTCTTCTGCTAATACAATCGTTAATTGTTTTAAAAATAGTACCTCAATCACACAAAATAAAATAAACAACTAACAACTTGTTATATAATAGTCGGATTTACTCTTCATAGAATATCTCCTTTACTTAGACTAATTAATCTTTACGATTTTTTGTACGTTTTATGCGTGATGTTTGATTTCTTTTTGATTGACGAATTAAATGAAGCATCACCATCAAAATCATAAGAACACCCACAATCAAACTACCAATAATAAAGAGTTGCTTAACAGTCATTCCTTGATCACTCATAGCTACCTTTTTAGCGACACTATCAGTATAAGGAACTCGATGACCAGTCACGAGTAAACGATGACTGTTGACCATATAAGGTGTAGACGTTAATAGAGTCACTAAATCACGACTAGGTTGAATAGCAATTTTAGCTAAGTCTTTTGGTTTAACGACCTGAATTTTTTCAACTTTATAGGCCAAATTATCAGTCAAAATATTAACCACAAAAACATCTCCAACTTCCACTTGATCTAAGTCTGTAAATAATTTTCTGCTAGCTAGCCCTCGACGTCCTGAAATAATCGCATGTGTGCTAGCCCCACCTATTGGCATAGAGTGATTATCTAAAACAGTGACACCATTTTGTAATAAAAAATCAGTCGTTGTATCAAACATTGGTACAGTGATATTAATTTTTGGAATACTCACCGAACCAATCAGATGTTCTTTTCTAGTCCCATCAGATATGATTTCATCTTCATTAACATCCAAAAATGAATCCAAATTAACAACTACGTTATTTTTATTTTTTTTTGATTTTTTTCATTTAATGTTTTTTCTTGCAAAGCTATTGTTTCAGCATTTTTTTGTGCCATTTCTTGACCGAATTTCTTAATCTGATAATTATCCATATAACCATTGATTGCATCAACATAAAAAGGATAGCACATAATGAGTAGACCAATCAAAAGAAGTCCAAGCATAACTAAATGACTAATTAAACGATTATTAGGAACTGGTCGCAGCTTACGATTTTTACGTCTCATTTTGTCCCTCCTTCTTGATTAGTTATGTTAATTAACTCGACTTGTTTATGAGTGTTGACGAGATCTATTAGACCAAATACCTACCCCACCTACAACTAATTGTGGTGCTTTTGAGACTTTATCTTGTACCGCTTCACCTTGTTTTTTAAATGAATATGTCGCCTCATTTTGGATATAAACATCCAGTACTGCAAATTTATTAATGGTAATTGTATAATAGATTCTCAAAGTTTCTCCCGAATAAGAGCTTGATGCTTTTGCCGCTTCAATTGATTTTTGATCATCGACATTATCTGTAAGATTAAATTCAAGCATAAAACTAGATGGCGCTTTTTGTGTTAATTGACCATCAATTGTTTCAGGACCTTTGACATCAACAACTTGATAGTGATTTAATAAATAATTTTCTGTATTAAGATCAACTGTCTCATCTTTTTGTGTCACAATTCGATCAATTTGGTTAAATGTCGTTCCAATTGTATTCATTAAATCTTTTACTTGTAAGTTACTATATAATGTTCGAAGACCTTCATCTGTAGAATTAGTTTCACCAATACCATTTGGTACAGTAATTCAACATAATATTGGATTTGATCACCAACATTATGCGCATAACCGGTATCTACGCTAACATCATAAAGAATGTTTATTTCATTAACAGCTAATCAGTTTTCTTCTTTACTTTTTTTACCAACCATTTACTTATTAAATTCCTCTTTAATTGAATTCTTTGGATACAGCTGAATATCTGTTAATAATGTATTCGTTTCTGGGTTTTGGATAGGTAAGACAACAATCATCAGATCTGCCTTTTCATTAATATTAGAAGGTACTGACGTTTCAAGGAATAAATAGACCTGATATTGCTTATTAAGTTTAAATGGAACAGTAAAACTTACTTGACCATTAATATCTGTGTTTCTTTCCTGATCAATCAACCCAGTTCTTGGAACCTGACCATTTTGATATTTGCGTTCAATACTATTGCTAGCAGTTTTTATAGCCGTTTTTGGTTCTTCTGTAGTTGGTGTCTTATTAGTTCCTAATGCTTCATCGTAAGCTTGCCAAAATTTAGCTGAAACATTATATATCTCAAAACCAATACCAGTTAACGATTTGGCGTGATCAAATTGCTCCATTAGTAATCCTGTATTTTGGATTTCTCCAGGTAAATCATCATAAGCTTTTTATTTAAAGTAATCTTTACATTCTCTCGTTCATCCACTGCCATTGGTGAAGCATCTACTCCAATCCAAGGTACAGTGATTTCAATTCTTTTGTACTTGGTAAACGATCTTGCGTTGGCTTTGTTTTAACAATATTTGAAACATGTGTAGATTGCTCTTCAGTAGGCGCAGTTGGCTTTACCGGCTTTGACCCATCCTTATGTTTTAAATAGATATCGATAGTTTTTAAAGGGCTCTGACTATCAGATGAATAAATAGGTAATACTAGAACTATAGGAACAAAGCGCAAAGTATCAGCAGAGACTGGAGCGGATTGAACTTCTTGAATTAAATAAACTGCATCATGTGAATTTTGCTGCATCGGAAGTGTAATAACCCCAACATCATCGACCGTAGCTAAATCAATTAACTCTATTGGTTTAGCTAATTTTAATGTATTGTTCCAAGCTTTACCAGACCATTTTTCACTAAATTCTTTGGGACTCAGAGCTTCTATTTTTTGTTCGCTGACATAAACTTCTGTTAAATCATAAATCCCTAATTCTTTATCTAATCGTCCAGTCAACTGATGTGTAGGATCATTCGCATGAATATTTAATGTGACTTGATGACTCAAAGTGACAGCTGTCATCGTCTCACTTCCAACTACTAAATAAACCAAACCTAAACTAACTAGCACAGGTATAAGAAAAAAAAGTTTTTTCATCCTGATATGCCACCTCCTTTTTAAACTTGTCATTTCTTTTATACCGTAGAATTAAAAGTTAAATAAAGTACTTTTAAAAAACTTTGTGTATCAAAAAGACTTGAAAGAACCCTACTTATTCATTATATAATAGTAAAGTATTTTTTTATAGCTAAATCAATCATTTAGAAGTCAATTTAGTTGTAAAAAGTCAATAAAATATTTTTGTACGCTATTTTAGCTAAGTATTTTCTATAATATACCAAAAGTTGCTAATTTATCATTCAGTAGATCATACTTTTTTATCACAAATACTATTTATTGTATTTTAAATAGTTAATATAAAAAAGCATCAAAACCAAATTGGTTTTGATGCTTTATCTTATGATTTTTTATTAGAAAAATTTATTACTCAAATAGTCATCATAATTTAAGAATGACTCCTACCTTTAATTTTACAGACCAATGAAAGAACTTGGATCCATAAAGCCACTCCATAATCCTGTACTGATACCAAAATGTAAATGGACACCCGTAGAATTACCAGTTGTTCCCATACCACCGATCACATCTCCAGCTTGAACTTGAGAGCCACTTGCAATACCAGGTGCATTTAAATGCATATAGTATGTAAAGTAGCCATTATCATGTTGAATAATCACATGATTACCAGCACTTGGATGAAAACTAGACTCTACAACAGTTCCCGCACGAGATGCCATAATTGGTTGACCAGAAGATCCTGCCATATCAATTCCATCATGCCATGTTCCCGCAAAACCGTTAGGATCAGGACGTCCTCCAAAACCACTTGTAATTGTGATATTTGGAATCGGTCTTTGGAAACCACTACTACTTGAAGGCAATGGCCGAGATTCAGTTGATGTAGAAGCATCACTACTTGTATTTGTATTGTTACTTGTTCCAGGGTTACTTGACGGTTTAGATAGTGAAACTGTCTCACTTGATTCTACTGACTTAGCAGTTTGTTGAACTGTTTTTTGCGCTGCTTGTTGCTTAGCTAAAGCTTTGGCCTGAACTGCTTTTGCTTCTTTTTCACGAGCAGCTTGTTCTTTTTGTAATCTAGCATTTTCAGCAGCTATTTTTTCAGCTTGAGCTTTTTGCGCAACTAATTCTGATTTTTTGCCTTTAGCAGAATCTAAAGATTTTAAGATATCCTGTGCTAGTTTTAATTGTGCATCTTTTTCTGATTCCAATTCTGTTTGTTTAGATTTTAAATCATTCGCTTTTTGCGTTATTTCTTCCACTTTAATTTGTAACTGCTCTTGTTTTGCAGCTAATTCTTCTTGATCTTTTTTCTGTTCTTGAACAATATCATTATTAGCAGTCATCAATTTTGTATAAGCAACAGTTCGACTGATTGCATCTGATACAGATGAAGAATCCAAAATAACATTTACAAGATCTTGATCATTTTGATTAACCTGTGTAGAACGTGCCTGTTCTTCAATTTTTTCAGTACGTTTTTCAATTGCTTTTTCTAAGTTTGCAATATCAATCGTCAATTGGTTAGCTTCTTTTTCTAGAGTAACCTTTTCAGATAATAACTGATCAGATTCTTGTGTTAAAGCGCTAATATTGGCATCAATATCAGATAATTTACGATCAGCTGAATTTTTATCTGCAGCTAATTTATTAATAACTTTATTTTCATTGTCAATTTTTTTATCTATTGATTCAGCTTCAACTGTTCCAGCATGTGTCATAGCTACCAAACACGTTGCGGCAAAGGTGAAGATTAACGATTTTTTTGCTTTCATTGATTTACCCCTATACACATTCTTTTTTTTGTACTTATGCTCTTAATAGACTATACCATAGATTAGCATTATATTTAGTTACAATTTTATTACAAAAGTAAAACAATAAAAAACCTAGAATTAAATAACTCTAGGCTTTTATTACATTTATCACTCAGGCTTCAATTTAACTTCTAACTCAGATATTTTTCCAGTCTTTAAATACACAATCCACTCACAAACATTCGTCACGTAGTCGCCAATTCTTTCTAAGAATCCTGCAACATGCATATAATCTGCTCCGACGACTACAGTTTCTGGATCTTCTTGCATCGCTTGAATTGAATGGTGGTAAATATCTTTAAAGTATTGATTAATTATTTCGTCGTGTTGGGCAATTTGCATTGCGCGTTCGACATCAGTATTGACATATGCTACTAGAACCTCGTCAACCATTTTTGTCACATTCGCAGCCATTTGAGAAATTTCTTGTTCAATTTCAAGAACACGCTTATTTCCCTTAACACGAATTGTCGATTTAGCAATTGCTACAGCATGGTCAGCCATTCTTTCTAAATCACTACTAGCCTTCATGATGGTAACAATTGTCCGTAAATCAGTCGTAACAGGTTGTTGTAAAGCAATCATTTCAAAACTTCTTTTTTCTAAATCTTGTTCCTGTTGGTTGATTGCTGCATCTTCAACAATTACTTCTTTTGCTAAACTCTTGTCGTGATCAATAAAAGACTTAACTGATTTATTGATAGCGTGACTGACATCGTTACCCATATTATGAAACTTCGTGTGCAACTTATTTAGTTCTTCTTCAAATTGTGTTCTTAACATTATTTCTCATCCCCCTATAATCAATTGGTTGCTCCTTAATCCTTTAACCAAACTTACCAGAAACATAGTCATCCGTCTCTTGCTTACTTGGATTCAAGAATATTTTCTTTGTTTTATCGTATTCGATTAAGTGACCATTCAAGAAGAATGCTGTTTTATCCGAAATACGTGACGCTTGTTGCATATTATGTGTCACCATAATCATTGTGTACTGATTTTTTAATTCTAGTAGCATATTTTCTATTTTACCACTAGATACCGGATCTAGTGCACTAGTTGGCTCATCCAATAGAATAACTTTTGGTTTAACTGCTAAAACCCTTGCAATACAGACACGTTGCTGTTGTCCACCAGATAGAGATAACGCGCTTTTATTCAATTTATCTTTCACATCATCCCAAACAGCTGCAGCTTGTAAACTTTCTTCAACAATTTGGTCTAACTCTTCTTTTGAATGTTTTCCTTCTAATCTTAAGCCATAAATAACATTATCATAGATTGAAAAAGGAAATGGATTAGGCTGTTGAAAGACCATTCCAATTTGTTTACGTAATGACACAATATCCATTTTCGGACTATAAATATCATCATCACGATAAGTTACTTTACCTGTGATTGTAACATTAGGAATTAAGTCATTCATGCGATTTAACGTTCTCAAATAGGTTGACTTACCACAACCAGACGGACCAATTAGAGCCGTTATTCCACCCTCATCAAAATTCATTGTAATACCTTTAAGTGCTTCGTTTTTACCATAATATAGATGCAGATCATTCGATTCAATAATTGACATAAGGCTCCTCCTTAACCAAAGTGACCTGATACATAGTCATCAGTCGCTTGAATTTTTGGTCTTGTAAATATTTTTCTTGTCTTGTCATATTCCATCACTTTACCCATATAGAAAAATGCCGTATAATCACTAATTCTCGAAGCCTGTTGCATATTATGTGTCACGATGACAATCGTATAGTTTTCCTTCAAGTTAACTAACGTTTCTTCTACCTTACTTGTTGAGATTGGATCTAAAGCACTTGCTGGCTCATCGAGCAACAATATATCAGGTTTCATTGCAATAGCTCGCGCAATACATAAACGCTGCTGTTGACCACCAGATAATGCTAACGCACTTTTATTTAATTGATCTTTTACCTGTTCCCATAACGCTGCTTGTTTTAAACTAGTTTCAACAATTTCATCTAATTGTTTTTTGTCCTTCAAACCATGACGCCTTAAGGCAAAAGTAATATTATCATAAATAGATTTACTAAACGGATTGGGTCGTTGAAAAACCATACCTATATGTTTACGCATTTCAAAAACATCAATCGCTGGTGAGTTAACATCGGTGTCAGCATAAATGATTTTACCGGTAACCTTTGTATTGGCTATCTCATCATTCATACGATTCAATGACCTTAAATAGGTTGATTTTCCACAGCCTGATGGCCCAATTAATGAAGTGATTTTATTCTTTTCAAACTCTAAGGATACACCTTTAATTGCTTCATTATCACCATACCAGACATGAACATCTTCTGTTTCTAAAGCTATTTCCTGATGCGAGTCAAATCGGGTGATATGTGTCTCATCTAAATTATATTTTGTCATTTTCCTTACCTACCTAAGCTGATGTAATTTTCTTATGAAGTTTCTTACCAATAAAACGTGCTAAGAAATTAAATAGCAATACAGCAATAATTAATACCGCAGACGCGCCTGCAGATACTTGGGCACCGTCTGGCATATTACCTTCACTATTAACTTTCCAAATATGGACTGCTAGTGTTTCAGCCTGCCTAAAGATATTTAATGGACTAGAAATACTTAACGGATTCCAATTAGAGAAATCGAGTGCTGGAGCACTTTGACCGGCTGTATAAATTAAGGCTGCTGCTTCACCAAAAATACGTCCAGCACCTAAAATAACACCGGTTAAAATACCAGGTAATGCTTCAGGAATGACAACACGTGTCACAGTTTCCCAACGTGATAATCCTAGTGCTAAACCGGCTTCACGTTGTGTAAAATGGACTGCTTTCAACGATTCTTCTACATTACGTGTCAATAGTGGTAAATTGAAGAAAGTTAGTGCTAATGCACCGGAAATAATTGAAAAC containing:
- a CDS encoding PTS sugar transporter subunit IIA — its product is MFNEKLIFLGENLVSQEDVFKFLTDKLFNKNLVKPEFFQKIVERERQFPTGLSINGFGVAIPHTDSIFVNKSQIAYVSLKEPVIFKEMGNSTTEIKVNQVFMLALKEAHEQLDILQKLIEMFQNEMHMTSLVTATSSQEVESVLMESGLIIK
- a CDS encoding BglG family transcription antiterminator — translated: MGYSSKTIYQICDSLAKKLVTVYQEELIVRYPRHGIKLNDPNNHLVDHLKDVISEETKYSKEFREIYLLLELLINGKIAKISDYADIFYVTEITIQKDNARVVRLLEKNGIHMSKQGHIDFADKIDGQDKLAMVVKKIILDRAEKNVLVFDNYFKLYSEVKNENYYYSLFLSIQEFCEKNYINHAATLQNHHLNSLILSIYFYLLSQSRLEYFNSKCILNFSATQLEQIEWYVYVLEFSRLLKNKYDLETSQQDVQKICHLLVMHGFEFTNTFLETTNQQIELLVEELIANMSTYLDIDLRKHDKLKKSLIKHITPMVKRLQNNVYIKNPIVNQIKKQYSSVFQLVSIAVSHLEKAFGIILNEDENAFLTIHFEAAIESEIDAKHVYIVCKQGLLTSELIYNKLNQVLPKHTIIELITADQLNHLEHEKIDLVVSSVKIENSNYPICYVSILPSDTEIKHVVQTLFDIEVKRMKFTQMNTLKESILSRFVNQDHVFLKQNLKTKEEVFKFLATTFSQKELSYSDISSELNKRELLGYTSLNTGIAIPHVPPYLVKVSTVMFITLKKPISWGYNKVSLILFLAIKEEDVFYAKNIIEEIQEVIESSKQIETISASSSFEEFKKKLLRERKNASV
- a CDS encoding Cna B-type domain-containing protein, translated to MKKYIDSDNANNTRPDSITVILEQNGEELKQTTIKPDSK
- a CDS encoding class C sortase — translated: MDSFLDVNEDEIISDGTRKEHLIGSVSIPKINITVPMFDTTTDFLLQNGVTVLDNHSMPIGGASTHAIISGRRGLASRKLFTDLDQVEVGDVFVVNILTDNLAYKVEKIQVVKPKDLAKIAIQPSRDLVTLLTSTPYMVNSHRLLVTGHRVPYTDSVAKKVAMSDQGMTVKQLFIIGSLIVGVLMILMVMLHLIRQSKRNQTSRIKRTKNRKD
- a CDS encoding pilin N-terminal domain-containing protein, whose product is MEQFDHAKSLTGIGFEIYNVSAKFWQAYDEALGTNKTPTTEEPKTAIKTASNSIERKYQNGQVPRTGLIDQERNTDINGQVSFTVPFKLNKQYQVYLFLETSVPSNINEKADLMIVVLPIQNPETNTLLTDIQLYPKNSIKEEFNK
- a CDS encoding pilin N-terminal domain-containing protein, which translates into the protein MKKLFFLIPVLVSLGLVYLVVGSETMTAVTLSHQVTLNIHANDPTHQLTGRLDKELGIYDLTEVYVSEQKIEALSPKEFSEKWSGKAWNNTLKLAKPIELIDLATVDDVGVITLPMQQNSHDAVYLIQEVQSAPVSADTLRFVPIVLVLPIYSSDSQSPLKTIDIYLKHKDGSKPVKPTAPTEEQSTHVSNIVKTKPTQDRLPSTKELKSLYLGLE
- a CDS encoding murein hydrolase activator EnvC family protein — protein: MKAKKSLIFTFAATCLVAMTHAGTVEAESIDKKIDNENKVINKLAADKNSADRKLSDIDANISALTQESDQLLSEKVTLEKEANQLTIDIANLEKAIEKRTEKIEEQARSTQVNQNDQDLVNVILDSSSVSDAISRTVAYTKLMTANNDIVQEQKKDQEELAAKQEQLQIKVEEITQKANDLKSKQTELESEKDAQLKLAQDILKSLDSAKGKKSELVAQKAQAEKIAAENARLQKEQAAREKEAKAVQAKALAKQQAAQKTVQQTAKSVESSETVSLSKPSSNPGTSNNTNTSSDASTSTESRPLPSSSSGFQRPIPNITITSGFGGRPDPNGFAGTWHDGIDMAGSSGQPIMASRAGTVVESSFHPSAGNHVIIQHDNGYFTYYMHLNAPGIASGSQVQAGDVIGGMGTTGNSTGVHLHFGISTGLWSGFMDPSSFIGL
- the phoU gene encoding phosphate signaling complex protein PhoU, whose amino-acid sequence is MLRTQFEEELNKLHTKFHNMGNDVSHAINKSVKSFIDHDKSLAKEVIVEDAAINQQEQDLEKRSFEMIALQQPVTTDLRTIVTIMKASSDLERMADHAVAIAKSTIRVKGNKRVLEIEQEISQMAANVTKMVDEVLVAYVNTDVERAMQIAQHDEIINQYFKDIYHHSIQAMQEDPETVVVGADYMHVAGFLERIGDYVTNVCEWIVYLKTGKISELEVKLKPE
- the pstB gene encoding phosphate ABC transporter ATP-binding protein PstB, with product MSIIESNDLHLYYGKNEALKGITMNFDEGGITALIGPSGCGKSTYLRTLNRMNDLIPNVTITGKVTYRDDDIYSPKMDIVSLRKQIGMVFQQPNPFPFSIYDNVIYGLRLEGKHSKEELDQIVEESLQAAAVWDDVKDKLNKSALSLSGGQQQRVCIARVLAVKPKVILLDEPTSALDPVSSGKIENMLLELKNQYTMIMVTHNMQQASRISDKTAFFLNGHLIEYDKTKKIFLNPSKQETDDYVSGKFG
- the pstB gene encoding phosphate ABC transporter ATP-binding protein PstB, whose translation is MTKYNLDETHITRFDSHQEIALETEDVHVWYGDNEAIKGVSLEFEKNKITSLIGPSGCGKSTYLRSLNRMNDEIANTKVTGKIIYADTDVNSPAIDVFEMRKHIGMVFQRPNPFSKSIYDNITFALRRHGLKDKKQLDEIVETSLKQAALWEQVKDQLNKSALALSGGQQQRLCIARAIAMKPDILLLDEPASALDPISTSKVEETLVNLKENYTIVIVTHNMQQASRISDYTAFFYMGKVMEYDKTRKIFTRPKIQATDDYVSGHFG